A stretch of Apis cerana isolate GH-2021 linkage group LG1, AcerK_1.0, whole genome shotgun sequence DNA encodes these proteins:
- the LOC108003558 gene encoding nucleoporin Nup188, with product MEVPIVESLPYCKELWFLISDTVCRCEKQLVEDEIKKETKLLKEGLLFFKPYTEVSLQNIPKNDPSPRMYELISKLAPLLNLDAMITWDLVCNFIKYEYRNCAETFASQLIDFTSMKVLIDDIWEFYYSERMTLIKCLKLMVEYKDEDKGHRYQKEFAKFFDDVLFGTLLDSIRKQIEMLKTINPPLRSQLCTEEYLYRLYNSSLIEMRELLHILTVIIHDIHIADTEFMKFYESIGGEPRRLASTKSHEDKKAIARKIQEIQYSQVALLIVALDIRKHFNMEDWIHSVRNSMQETFEQKCIRDNFPQDSPLFLSWMLANYAIDPENIDTLNRFKHFGIKAIKLNVFHYLQDLMNSEMICEKTHYAEVVRSSVYNLLTLACAFINEDKLNDENENELNYIFNAVAATIQFPETAMRFWKEHDDGLWLIYKFAVEQFPYEFEPLTNIAIGLASASELSAEKIAIELDNLPSLTLEVPRQRDYSKPFKPYEQECVIHRNSYAILEDCPCENIRILSSGFEVVIFRQRASYWHALHHKIEQLFSQAGGGITGCNKMNKNLPEHVSQGLKLLKTLAKHIEIWNRENMVIPTELSFEIINRFSYPVLPEEKMYIYKIVAACISISSELVLEYPEEILSRMRAGVYPRFNNRYQKTLDFAEAVSFDGGIIASWLSAIETIAHSYPILNAYLDILSKYLIRKYNEEALYTIEIPGMVFLLQGVLPKLDFWYFDSDAERTDLWLKSMFCLHRALESSLPKEDIRNELQLVVAYSLLYLEPRHALLKLIRTGERTLHNKMMAETDWIRGKGFKAIKSVQLALSVVNRLLIFRKSLGLEIGERSPLEAALYSSPRVPNGLLIVPTIVNYLYVWFSPPLQAMAVRLLKKFAEGSSMSLLVCMGMDGTAIRETFASRRGLMSPTCVADVKVAILELVAVCLEKQPGLTEALFNIVHPAECKRIFPRSVEEFFTEGCRQFLVKYLNRIYERDDIVSDKLYNSTMALLRAMWYHRNEILVNFFRKRENFWTHLFAPLFREILPGAKGYSHLLDIITLELFKSTTLEDDFTMNLKKLLDKSKDYWKKLAMYILDDVHIVKQKPCEKRDINIIDSLYETNLESWYNFIVTLTDERIAMNYPINVSQAQLITQRSLESLLERIKQSYDVSSRKITMLLASLSLRCITSWKQMCVDDSRIFKCGLTQLMQEISQAYCTFGKSLRQTLISLLLGCVQCVKSTLREDISSLEYLLSHSCTIAACELEELKEAAIQLERRKQDHLVKQKEIDCKIDTIDSVTTQKNAEERNAETVRGIRESLPATLAVCMVTQVLRSYIERNITKCQRKSSCVQFRQMIPELMTCIGVTLQKYSYLRFSTAALNLLNLIIRSPYALHPINENDIAKLWLSLIPPIDIGNSMLDSLYDDCPNGQWRCQDWWPLYTLGLEFLIGLVTREMPNVYIKSITMFLHSHEYQLMVASTLLRHTADLLAADLVQSLVALIYIIATQPYVWNSIQPNVCETLIKCMYLAYDNTVNLLLRPRILKFIIDGISVESAEELESCDKRLPSGELKLLVNKLIIINTTCALSFVHFSPRLNTLVDTIYTQDFCYTPMAEMNFGPPHMSMSSGPRLTYGTIISSTQLFTQALHYRSQPISSSSVSLSKQTDKTDSAKKEWEHAAPEDRRMHSSKDLRRIIHAASGSTSRSSSNVGSEFLAYVSGLDVTVPLLSSPRLVRRPYDPLICENTILSRATALTSGRHVTKGISNNDSPVVAKYQKFSDPWFESMDENNTRFALEINLVLILYQALEGVRSPRIALRDRQLIARETVTELGVFFDFLEHRGTPDDWQVKGSLINSDAKSIRTIQQTVDFNQTILPARLKEIQGTIFKENVHTTGKYAININNIQFLPLMGKLFKTVVESLDLTQYR from the exons ATGGAAGTACCTATTGTAGAAAGTTTACc TTATTGCAAGGAATTATGGTTTTTAATATCGGATACAGTGTGTCGGTGTGAAAAACAATTAGtagaagatgaaattaaaaaggaaactaAACTTCTTAAAGagggattattattttttaaaccgtATACAGAAGTGTCACTTCAAAACATACCTAAAAATGACCCATCCCCTAGAATGTATGAATTAATCAGTAAACTTGCTCCGCTTCTT aacttAGATGCCATGATTACATGGGATCtagtatgtaattttataaaatatgaatatagaaaTTGTGCGGAAACTTTTGCATCTCAACTAATAGATTTTACATCAATGAAAGTATTGATTGATGATATAtgggaattttattattctgaaaGAATGACCTTGATAAAGTGCCTTAAATTAATGGTTGAATATAAAGATGAAGATAAAGGACATCGCTATCAAAAAGAATTTGCAAAGTTCTTTGATGATGTACTATTTGGAACTCTATTAGATTCCATTCGAAAACAaatagaaatgttaaaaacaataaatccACCTTTACGATCACAACTATGTACAGAAGAGTATTTATAcagattatataatagtagTCTTATTGAAATGCGAGAATTACTTCATATATTAACAGTCATTATTCATGATATACATATCGCAGATACTGAATTTATGAAGTTTTATGAAAGTATTGGA gGAGAACCAAGACGATTAGCAAGTACAAAAAGTCATGAAGATAAAAAAGCAATTGCcagaaaaattcaagaaatacaATACAGTCAAGTAGCATTGTTAATAGTAGCACTAGATATTAGAAAACA TTTTAATATGGAAGATTGGATACATAGTGTGAGAAATAGTATGCAAGAAACCTTTGAACAAAAATGTATTCGTGATAATTTTCCTCAAGATAGTCCGCTTTTTTTATCCTGGATGTTAGCAAATTATGCCATTGATcctgaaaatattgatacttTGAATCGATTTAAACATTTTGGTATCAAAgccataaaattaaatgtttttcattatttgcaaGATTTGATGAATAGCGAAATGATTTGTGAAAAAACTCATTATGCTGAAGTTGTACGAAGTAGTGTATACAACCTTCTTACTTTAGCATGTGCTTTTATTaatgaagataaattaaatgacgaaaatgaaaatgaattaaattatattttcaatgctGTTGCTGCTACAATTCAGTTTCCTGAAACTGCAATGCGATTTTGGAAAGAACATGATGATGGTTTATggttgatttataaatttgcagTTGAACAATTTCCATACGAATTTGAACCATTAACAAATATTGCAATTGGATTAGCATCTGCATCAGAATTGAGTGCCGAAAAAATCGCAATAGAATTAGATAATCTTCCATCATTAACATTAGAAGTACCGAGGCAACGAGATTATAGCAAACCATTTAAACCATATGAACAAGAATGTGTGATTCACAGAAATTCATATGCTATATTAGAAGATTGCCCATgtgaaaatatacgtatattatcaAGTGGATTTGAAGTAGTGATATTCCGACAAAGAGCAAGTTATTGGCATGCTTTACATCATAAAATAGAACAGCTGTTTTCCCAAGCAGGTGGTGGAATTACAGGctgtaataaaatgaataaaaatttgccaGAGCATGTTTCACAaggtttaaaattgttaaaaacatTAGCTAAACATATAGAAATATGGAATAGAGAAAATATGGTTATTCCAACAGAATTAAGTTTTGAGATcataaatagattttcttaTCCTGTATTACCtgaagaaaaaatgtatatatacaaaatagttGCAGCTTGCATCAGTATTTCATCCGAACTTGTGTTAGAATATCCAGAAGAAATTTTGTCTCGAATGCGAGCAGGTGTTTATCCAAGATTTAATAATCGGTATCAAAAAACATTAGATTTTGCTGAAGCAGTTTCCTTCGATGGTGGTATAATTGCGTCATGGTTATCTGCAATAGAAACGATCGCTCATTCTTATCCAATCTTGAATGcatatttggatattttatcaaaatatttaattagaaaatacaaCGAGGAAGCTCTATATACAATAGAAATACCTGGCATGGTGTTTTTATTGCAAGGTGTTTTACCAAAACTAGATTTCTGGTATTTCGATTCGGATGCGGAAAGAACTGACTTGTGGTTAAAAAGCATGTTTTGTCTTCATAGAGCACTCGAATCTAGTTTACCAAAAGAGGATATACGTAATGAATTACAACTTGTTGTTGCATATAGTTTACTGTATTTAGAGCCACGACATGCTTtacttaaattaattcgtaCTGGTGAACGtactttacataataaaatgatgGCAGAAACAGATTGGATTCGCGGGAAAGGTTTCAAAGCAATCAAAAGTGTACAATTGGCTTTATCTGTAGTAAATAGATTACTTATATTCCGAAAATCCTTGGGTTTAGAAATAGGAGAAAGATCACCATTAGAAGCTGCATTATACTCTTCACCTCGTGTACCAAATGGACTTTTAATAGTACCtacaattgtaaattatttgtatgttTGGTTCAGTCCACCTTTACAAGCAATGGCTgtcagattattaaaaaaatttgctgaAGGATCATCTATGTCACTTTTAGTTTGTATGGGTATGGACGGTACAGCTATACGAGAAACTTTTGCTTCTCGTAGAGGTCTTATGTCGCCAACTTGTGTCGCAGATGTTAAAGTTGCTATTCTTGAACTGGTTGCTGTATGTCTAGAAAAACAGCCCGGTCTTACAGAAGCTCTCTTTAATATCGTACATCCAGCAGAATGCAAACGAATCTTTCCTCGATCagtagaagaattttttactgAAGGATGTAGgcaatttttagttaaatatttaaatcgaatctaTGAAAGAGACGATATTGTTAgcgacaaattatataatagcaCAATGGCATTATTACGAGCAATGTGGTAtcatagaaatgaaattcttgtaaatttttttcgaaaacgcgAGAATTTTTGGACTCATCTTTTTGCTCCGCTTTTCAGAGAGATATTACCAGGTGCAAAAGGTTATTCtcatttattagatataattactTTAGAATTGTTTAAAAGTACCACATTGGAAGATGATTTTactatgaatttgaaaaaactaTTGGACAAATCGAAAGATTATTGGAAAAAGTTGGCAATGTACATACTTGATGATGTACATATCGTTAAACAAAAACCTTGTGAAAAgcgagatattaatattatagattcgTTATATGAAACCAATTTGGAATCTTGGTACAATTTTATTGTCACATTAACTGACGAAAGAATAGCTATGAATTATCCTATTAATGTATCACAAGCACAATTAATAACGCAACGTTCCTTAGAATCGCTACTTGAACGAATCAAGCAATCTTATGATGTTTCTAGCCGAAAAATTACTATGTTACTAGCTTCTTTATCGCTTCGATGTATTACTTCTTGGAAACAAATGTGCGTTGATGAttccagaatttttaaatgtggATTGACACAATTAATGCAAGAAATTAGTCAAGCTTATTGCACTTTTGGAAAATCTTTACGACaaacattaatttctttgCTTCTCGGATGCGTACAATGCGTGAAAAGTACTTTACGCGAGGATATATCAAGTCTTGAATATCTTCTATCACATTCCTGTACAATTGCTGCCTGTGAATTAGAGGAGTTAAAAGAAGCTGCTATTCaattagaaagaagaaaacaagATCATTTGGTTAAACAAAAAGAGATCGATTGTAAAATAGATACGATTGATAGTGTAACTACACAAAAGAATGCCGAAGAAAGAAATGCAGAAACTGTTCGCGGGATTCGGGAAAGTCTACCAGCAACTTTAGCTGTTTGTATGGTTACCCAAGTATTACGTTCCTATATAGAACGAAATATTACAAAGTGTCAACGGAAATCTAGTTGTGTACAATTTCGACAAATGATACCGGAATTGATGACATGCATCGGTGTtactttacaaaaatattcgtatttaagATTTAGCACTGCTGCTCTTAATTtgcttaatttaatcattcgatCTCCTTATGCTTTACATCCGAtcaatgaaaatgatattgcGAAATTATGGCTAAGCTTAATTCCACCCATTGACATTGGAAATAGTATGTTAGATTCATTATATGACGATTGTCCAAATGGACAATGGCGATGTCAGGATTGGTGGCCACTTTATACACTTGgccttgaatttttaataggaCTCGTCACTAGAGAAATGCCTAATGTTTATATCAAATCTATCACAATGTTTTTACATTCTCatgaatatcaattaatgGTTGCGTCAACTTTATTAAGACATACAGCAGACCTTCTTGCTGCCGATTTAGTACAATCTCTTGTTgctcttatttatattattgcaacACAACCATATGTTTGGAATTCGATACAACCAAATGTTTGTGAGACTCTAATTAAATGTATGTATTTGGCATATGATAACACTGTAAATCTATTACTAAGACCACGAATTCTCAAATTCATTATTGATGGTATCAGTGTGGAAAGTGCTGAAGAATTAGAATCTTGTGATAAAAGATTGCCAAGCggtgaattgaaattattagttAACAAGTTgatcattataaatacaacCTGTGCGTTAAGTTTCGTTCATTTTTCACCGAGATTAAATACTCTTGTAGatactatatatacacaaGATTTTTGCTATACTCCAATGGCTGAAATGAATTTTGGACCACCTCATATGAGCATGAGTTCCGGACCACGATTAACTTACGGCACGATCATTAGTTCGACACAATTATTTACACAGGCTCTACATTATCGATCTCAGCCCATCAGTTCTTCATCTGTTTCACTTAGTAAACAAACAGATAAAACAGATTCTGCTAAGAAAGAATGGGAACATGCTGCACCAGAAGATCGGCGAATGCATTCGAGCAAAGATCTTAGAAGGATTATTCATGCAGCATCTGGTTCCACATCAAGATCTTCTTCTAACGTAGGAAGTGAATTTTTGGCATATGTAAGTGGCTTAGATGTAACTGTGCCGTTATTAAGCAGTCCAAGACTTGTACGGAGACCCTACGATCCTCTTATTTGTGAAAATACTATTCTTTCAAGAGCAACAGCTTTAACAAGCGGTAGACATGTAACGAAAGGAATATCAAACAATGATAGCCCTGTTGTAGCaaagtatcaaaaatttagCGATCCTTGGTTCGAATCTATGGATGAAAATAATACTAGATTCGCTCTTGAAATTAATCtcgtattgattttatatcaagCTCTGGAAGGAGTTCGAAGTCCAAGAATCGCTCTTCGAGATCGACAACTAATAGCGCGTGAAACAGTGACTGAATTAGgagttttcttcgattttcttGAACATCGGGGTACACCTGATGACTGGCAAGTTAAGGgttcattaatcaattctgATGCTAAAAGTATAAGGACTATTCAACAAACTGTTGATTTCAATCAAACTATCTTACCCgcaagattaaaagaaatacaagGAACTATATTCAAAGAGAATGTGCACACTACAGGAAAATACgcaatcaatattaataacatacaATTTTTACCTTTGATGGGAAAGTTATTTAAGACTGTTGTGGAATCTTTAGATTTAACACAATATCGATAA